Proteins from a single region of Candidatus Omnitrophota bacterium:
- a CDS encoding GNAT family N-acetyltransferase codes for MVRAFVRSDMERVLDIWLKASIKAHNFIEEKFWESKLGEMRDVYLASSEIYVYEDGGRVEGFLALCGNTVAALFVSPVCQGRGIGGCLMDKAKEVRDGLCLAVYKENVSSIRFYERHGFRVLEERVDGHTGHMELLMAFDV; via the coding sequence ATGGTCCGTGCTTTTGTAAGATCAGATATGGAACGCGTCCTGGATATCTGGCTAAAAGCCTCGATAAAAGCCCATAATTTCATCGAAGAGAAGTTCTGGGAGTCCAAGCTCGGCGAGATGCGGGATGTCTACCTCGCCTCGAGCGAGATCTATGTGTATGAAGATGGCGGACGGGTAGAGGGTTTCCTTGCCCTATGTGGCAATACGGTGGCGGCTCTTTTCGTATCGCCCGTATGCCAGGGAAGAGGGATAGGCGGCTGCCTTATGGATAAAGCGAAAGAGGTCCGGGACGGACTGTGTCTTGCTGTTTATAAGGAAAATGTCAGTAGTATCAGGTTCTACGAGAGACACGGGTTCAGGGTATTGGAAGAGCGTGTGGATGGGCATACGGGACATATGGAGCTACTTATGGCGTTCGATGTCTGA